In one Chelmon rostratus isolate fCheRos1 chromosome 7, fCheRos1.pri, whole genome shotgun sequence genomic region, the following are encoded:
- the sebox gene encoding homeobox protein SEBOX — protein sequence MALFMDSDFSLLKHHQQTDMMDLKALFGDQAHCKAEARAESAVSSPEPDRAAALMEGQRKRKRTIFSRAQLSELEQAFAVTPYPDITLRERLAAHTHLPESKIQVWFQNRRARSIKTGRLPKSTKPVLGGRGVVDPSTGPVASAFLASTTLADIFRQEQSHSCEDVPQMYSDWIQIYSNPVSSPPSSSSLHQQPTLGPSKPSESCFWEEEQHRQRQHLAPALSGFLPGSFPQPINRQPHHPAPTRSYQAFRNFKPQTMAPSGTHQPMYGGSNTGGGHTSVDQVVPSHPQPVYWEVTQGQGHHHPHHHHHHHHHHPQMGPQTSMGYISDLIYNAAIVTNFLEF from the exons atGGCTCTGTTCATGGACTCAGACTTCTCTTTACTGAAGCAccaccagcagacagacatgatgGATCTGAAGGCGTTATTTGGAGACCAGGCTCACTGTAAAG CAGAAGCCCGGGCTGAGAGCGCCGTGTCCTCCCCGGAGCCCGACAGAGCCGCCGCTCTGATGGAGGGCCAGAGGAAAAGGAAGCGCACCATCTTCAGCCGAGCGCAGCTGTCCGAGCTGGAGCAGGCCTTCGCTGTGACCCCCTACCCGGACATCACCCTGAGGGAGAGGCTggcagcgcacacacacctgcccgAGAGCAAGATACAG GTGTGGTTCCAAAACAGAAGAGCCAGAAGCATCAAGACCGGGAGACTCCCCAAGTCCACCAAGCCTGTCCTGGGAGGTAGAGGGGTTGTTGATCCCTCCACTGGGCCTGTGGCCTCTGCTTTCCTTGCATCAACCACCCTGGCCGACATATTCAGACAAGAGCAGAGCCACTCCTGTGAGGACGTCCCGCAAATGTATTCCGACTGGATCCAAATCTACAGCAACCCTGTATCATCGCCACCGTCTTCCTCGTCTCTCCACCAGCAGCCCACACTGGGCCCCTCAAAGCCCTCGGAGTCCTGCTTCtgggaggaagagcagcaccGCCAGCGGCAGCACCTGGCACCAGCACTCTCCGGTTTTCTTCCGGGTTCTTTCCCTCAGCCCATCAATAGGCAGCCTCATCACCCAGCCCCCACCCGCTCCTACCAGGCCTTCAGGAACTTCAAACCCCAGACTATGGCTCCATCTGGGACTCATCAGCCCATGTACGGAGGCAGCAATACAGGCGGAGGTCACACCTCTGTAGACCAGGTAGTCCCTTCACACCCTCAGCCAGTGTACTGGGAGGTAACTCAGGGCCAAGGACACCAccacccacaccaccaccaccaccaccatcatcaccacccaCAAATGGGACCACAGACCTCCATGGGCTACATCTCAGACCTGATCTACAACGCTGCTATTGTCACCAACTTTCTGGAATTCTGA
- the tmem199 gene encoding transmembrane protein 199, whose protein sequence is MASAFVVGDIFRNKVTELLEKTDSPLPPRLREELEETLKKAEPTTLSFSTARKLKKYLQDAGHPFYLHELLEDSSLHLPEVVKPPRNPELVARLEKIKAKLANEEYNRITRNVNTQEISRSGTLADFGLQVRSVKAVAVTIFNFLVTVVAAFACSYMGSQYLFTDTAARVISAVIAASVVGLAELYVLVRTMEGELGEP, encoded by the exons ATGGCCTCGGCTTTTGTCGTCGGGGATATATTCAGAAATAAGGTTACGGAGCTATTAGAAAAAACTGACTCACCTCTGCCACCGCGATTGAGAGAAGAACTGGAGGAGACTCTTAAAAAAGCAGAACCAACAACCCTATCGTTCAGTACAGCAAGAAAACTCAAGAAGTACCTCCAGGATGCAG GCCATCCTTTCTACCTACATGAGTTGTTAGAGGATAGCTCCCTGCACCTGCCTGAGGTTGTGAAGCCTCCCAGA AACCCGGAGCTAGTGGCACGTCTTGAGAAGATCAAAGCCAAACTAGCCAACGAGGAATACAACAGAATCACACGCAATGTCAACACTCAG GAAATCAGCCGCAGTGGGACATTAGCAGATTTTGGACTCCAAG TGCGATCAGTCAAAGCAGTGGCGGTGACCATATTCAACTTCCTGGTCACAGTGGTTGCTGCTTTTGCATGTTCGTACATGGGAAGTCAGTACCTGTTCACTGACACCGCAGCA CGAGTCATATCAGCTGTGATCGCTGCTTCTGTAGTCGGGCTCGCTGAGCTGTATGTGCTGGTCCGGACCATGGAGGGAGAACTAGGGGAACCATAG
- the poldip2 gene encoding polymerase delta-interacting protein 2 isoform X2, giving the protein MAACALRRGLLSTVSKYNSKHAQRILSVVDSSSVFEVNRPRLQCQACGLAGGVQQRRFMSSRPEGKILETVGVFEAVKQHGKYETGQLFLHSVFGYRGIVLFPWHARLYDRDITPPMSDSKPEPPGAHGSKEVKGKTHTYYQVLIDTRDCPHISQRSQTEAVTFLANHDDSRALYAIPGLDYVSHEDILPYNSTEQAPIQHELFERFLMYNPAKSPPFTARDTLKAWQEKNHPWLELSDVHRETTENIRVTVIPFYMGMREAQNSHVYWWRYCIRLENMGNEVVQLRERHWRIFSLSGTLETVRGRGVVGREPVLSKEQPAFQYSSHVSLQAPSGHMWGTFRIERTDGSHFDVRIPPFSLESNKDDKAPPAGYSF; this is encoded by the exons ATGGCGGCCTGTGCGTTACGCCGAGGTTTGTTGAGCACTGTCAGTAAATATAACAGCAAACACGCACAGCGAATATTGAGTGTCGTTGACAGCAGCAGCGTGTTTGAGGTGAACAGACCGCGGTTACAATGTCAAGCCTGTGGACTGGCCGGCGGTGTTCAGCAGAGGAGGTTCATGTCGTCACG GCCTGAAGGGAAGATTTTGGAGACAGTGGGAGTGTTTGAGGCTGTGAAGCAGCACGGCAAATATGAAACCGGACAG CTGTTTCTCCACAGTGTGTTTGGCTACAGAGGCATCGTCTTGTTTCCCTGGCACGCCCGGCTCTATGACAGAGACATAACCCCGCCCATGTCTGACAG cAAACCTGAGCCCCCAGGAGCCCATGGTTCCAAGGAGGTGAAGGGCAAGACCCACACCTATTACCAAGTCCTGATTGACACTAGAGACTGCCCTCACATA TCTCAGAGGTCCCAGACAGAGGCAGTGACGTTTCTGGCCAACCATGATGACAGCAGAGCCCTGTACGCCATCCCAG GTCTGGACTATGTGAGCCATGAAGACATCCTGCCCTATAACTCTACAGAGCAGGCCCCCATCCAGCACGAGCTGTTCGAGCGCTTCCTCATGTACAACCCTGCCAAAT CTCCTCCGTTCACAGCCAGAGACACCCTGAAGGCGTGGCAGGAGAAGAACCACCCGTGGCTGGAGCTCTCAGACGTCCACAGGGAGACCACTGAAAACATCCGAGTCACCGTCATCCCCTTCTACATGGGCATGAGG GAGGCCCAGAACTCCCATGTTTACTGG tgGCGTTACTGTATCCGTCTGGAGAACATGGGCAACGAGGTGGTTCAGCTGAGAGAGAGGCACTGGAGGATCTTCAGCCTTTCAGGAACCCTGGAGACGGTCCGAGGACGAGGAGTCGTAGGCAGG GAGCCAGTGTTGTCTAAAGAACAGCCAGCCTTTCAGTACAGCAGCCATGTGTCTCTACAAGCCCCCAGTGGTCATATGTG GGGGACTTTCCGTATTGAAAGAACTGACGGCTCCCACTTTGACGTTCGCATTCCTCCTTTCTCCCTGGAGAGCAACAAAGACGACAAAGCGCCCCCCGCTGGCTACTCATTCTAA
- the poldip2 gene encoding polymerase delta-interacting protein 2 isoform X1, with translation MAACALRRGLLSTVSKYNSKHAQRILSVVDSSSVFEVNRPRLQCQACGLAGGVQQRRFMSSRNRPEGKILETVGVFEAVKQHGKYETGQLFLHSVFGYRGIVLFPWHARLYDRDITPPMSDSKPEPPGAHGSKEVKGKTHTYYQVLIDTRDCPHISQRSQTEAVTFLANHDDSRALYAIPGLDYVSHEDILPYNSTEQAPIQHELFERFLMYNPAKSPPFTARDTLKAWQEKNHPWLELSDVHRETTENIRVTVIPFYMGMREAQNSHVYWWRYCIRLENMGNEVVQLRERHWRIFSLSGTLETVRGRGVVGREPVLSKEQPAFQYSSHVSLQAPSGHMWGTFRIERTDGSHFDVRIPPFSLESNKDDKAPPAGYSF, from the exons ATGGCGGCCTGTGCGTTACGCCGAGGTTTGTTGAGCACTGTCAGTAAATATAACAGCAAACACGCACAGCGAATATTGAGTGTCGTTGACAGCAGCAGCGTGTTTGAGGTGAACAGACCGCGGTTACAATGTCAAGCCTGTGGACTGGCCGGCGGTGTTCAGCAGAGGAGGTTCATGTCGTCACG GAACAGGCCTGAAGGGAAGATTTTGGAGACAGTGGGAGTGTTTGAGGCTGTGAAGCAGCACGGCAAATATGAAACCGGACAG CTGTTTCTCCACAGTGTGTTTGGCTACAGAGGCATCGTCTTGTTTCCCTGGCACGCCCGGCTCTATGACAGAGACATAACCCCGCCCATGTCTGACAG cAAACCTGAGCCCCCAGGAGCCCATGGTTCCAAGGAGGTGAAGGGCAAGACCCACACCTATTACCAAGTCCTGATTGACACTAGAGACTGCCCTCACATA TCTCAGAGGTCCCAGACAGAGGCAGTGACGTTTCTGGCCAACCATGATGACAGCAGAGCCCTGTACGCCATCCCAG GTCTGGACTATGTGAGCCATGAAGACATCCTGCCCTATAACTCTACAGAGCAGGCCCCCATCCAGCACGAGCTGTTCGAGCGCTTCCTCATGTACAACCCTGCCAAAT CTCCTCCGTTCACAGCCAGAGACACCCTGAAGGCGTGGCAGGAGAAGAACCACCCGTGGCTGGAGCTCTCAGACGTCCACAGGGAGACCACTGAAAACATCCGAGTCACCGTCATCCCCTTCTACATGGGCATGAGG GAGGCCCAGAACTCCCATGTTTACTGG tgGCGTTACTGTATCCGTCTGGAGAACATGGGCAACGAGGTGGTTCAGCTGAGAGAGAGGCACTGGAGGATCTTCAGCCTTTCAGGAACCCTGGAGACGGTCCGAGGACGAGGAGTCGTAGGCAGG GAGCCAGTGTTGTCTAAAGAACAGCCAGCCTTTCAGTACAGCAGCCATGTGTCTCTACAAGCCCCCAGTGGTCATATGTG GGGGACTTTCCGTATTGAAAGAACTGACGGCTCCCACTTTGACGTTCGCATTCCTCCTTTCTCCCTGGAGAGCAACAAAGACGACAAAGCGCCCCCCGCTGGCTACTCATTCTAA